The nucleotide sequence CTTAAAAATTACGGACGACCTAAGTGGTATAGACACTTACAATGCAACCCTAAATGGTGAATGGATACTTCTTGAATATGAGCCCAAGACAAGTACCATTACCTATAATTTTGATGATCTTATATTGGATAAAAAACAATGTGATTTGAAAGTAGTGGTTACCGATAATGTTGGTAATAGCAGTACTTTCACAAGTACTTTTTACAGAAAATGAAACATTGAGACTTTTTAAACTATTTTTTCTTGTCGTTTTAGCAACTTCGGCAACCATTCTAAAAGCACAAACGGCTAGCATAACCGGTGTAGTTTTTGATGAAAATCAAACACCTTTGTCCAATGTTAATATTGCATCCAATAACCAGGGAACTTTTTCCGATGCGAACGGGTTTTATATATTGGAAATTATAGCAGACCAGGAAATAACAATAACCTTTTCCCATCTAGGCAATGAAAAGCTGATTCTCAAAGATCTAATTCTAAATACCAATGAGAATTATGAATTTAACCCCGTTCTAAAAAATGAGGCCATACTTATTACCGAAGTTGTCGTAACCCCTTCGGGCAACAGGTACGCTGAGGGAATTACAACCATTTCATCAGATATGGCCAGAAATATTCCAGGACCCAATGCGGGAGTGGAGAACATCTTAAAGCTTTTGCCCGGGGTTTCCTCCAACAATGAGCTCAGTACACAGTACATGGTTAGAGGCGGCAATTTTGATGAAAATTTAGTGTATGTCAATGATATAGAGATCTATAGGCCCTTTTTAATACGCTCTGGACAACAGGAAGGCCTAAGTTTTATAAATAGTGATATGGTGGGAAACCTGCAATTTTCCGCAGGAGGCTTTCAAGCCAAGTATGGCGATAAACTTTCTTCGGTTTTGGATATCAGCTATAAAATACCTGTTTCTTTTGGACTTAAAATAAACGCGACCCGCCTAGGTACTTCGACCACTTTGGAAAGCGTATCCAAAAACAAGAGATTATCTTCCCTGACCAGCATCAGATCTAGGGACAATAGCCTCCTTGTAAATAGTCAGAACATCAGTGGCAACTACGATCCCTCATTTTTTGATATTCAACAATATACTACCTATATATTTTCCAACAAATTTCGAATTAGCTATCTAGGAAATATTTCCATCAACAATTATAGAAACCAACCTTCTACCCGGCAGACCAATTTTGGGACCCTGAATGACATAAAAACTTTGACCGTCTATTATTCAGGAAGTGAAAAAAACCAGTATAGGACCAACTTAAACGCCCTGAAAGCGGAATACCAATTAAATGACAGGACCACTTTAAAATTTATTTCCTCCTTGTATTTTAATAGGGAGCAGGAATATTCCGATGTAATATCCCAATACCGGCTTAGTGATTTAAATACAAGTCTTGAAGACGATATCCTAGGGGAACCGACCCCTGTAAATGGCTTGGCCACACAATACAATCGGGCCAGAAATGATCTGGATGCTAAAATCTTCAATTTGGAGCACAAAGGCCTCCACACCAAAGATGGAAAAGCCATTTCATGGGGACTTAAATACGAACACACCAATATTAGAGACCAAATTAGGGAGTCAGAATTCTTGGATTCTCTGGGATATATGGTACGGCCTCCCAATGCTGGTTATAATCGCAACGAACCTGAAATACCCTTTGAAGCTCCCCTATTGCCCTATGAGGGCATTATTGCCAGGAATTCGGTAAACACCCATAAACTTTCCGGCTTTGCGCAATACAGCTATAGATCACAATGGAACAACCATAGCATATATTATAACATAGGCGCCAGGGCAAGCCATTGGGTAGTGAGCGGCAAAAACATTAAAACTAGCGCACACACGATATTTAGTCCCAGAGCCCAATTTTCCATAAAGCCAAATTGGACAAAAGATATGCTGTTCAGACTCTCCGGGGGAGTCTACCAACAGCCGCCATTATACAGGGAACTAAGGGATAACAATGGCAATGTAAATCCGGAAGTGAAGGGCCAAAAATCCTATCATATTGTATTTGGAAACCAATACAGCTTTAAATTGTG is from Arenibacter algicola and encodes:
- a CDS encoding TonB-dependent receptor: MLVIAVLSQVLFTENETLRLFKLFFLVVLATSATILKAQTASITGVVFDENQTPLSNVNIASNNQGTFSDANGFYILEIIADQEITITFSHLGNEKLILKDLILNTNENYEFNPVLKNEAILITEVVVTPSGNRYAEGITTISSDMARNIPGPNAGVENILKLLPGVSSNNELSTQYMVRGGNFDENLVYVNDIEIYRPFLIRSGQQEGLSFINSDMVGNLQFSAGGFQAKYGDKLSSVLDISYKIPVSFGLKINATRLGTSTTLESVSKNKRLSSLTSIRSRDNSLLVNSQNISGNYDPSFFDIQQYTTYIFSNKFRISYLGNISINNYRNQPSTRQTNFGTLNDIKTLTVYYSGSEKNQYRTNLNALKAEYQLNDRTTLKFISSLYFNREQEYSDVISQYRLSDLNTSLEDDILGEPTPVNGLATQYNRARNDLDAKIFNLEHKGLHTKDGKAISWGLKYEHTNIRDQIRESEFLDSLGYMVRPPNAGYNRNEPEIPFEAPLLPYEGIIARNSVNTHKLSGFAQYSYRSQWNNHSIYYNIGARASHWVVSGKNIKTSAHTIFSPRAQFSIKPNWTKDMLFRLSGGVYQQPPLYRELRDNNGNVNPEVKGQKSYHIVFGNQYSFKLWQRPFTLNGEAYWKKMSHVNPYTLEDVRIRYAAQNNAQAYAYGAELRLNGAFVPGTESWFSLGYLKTEENINERGYISRPTDQRLKVGILFQDYMPEVPDLKMYLNLVYNTGLPGGSPSYTDPYLYQNRLRDYKRADLGISYIFVGTNKSNDKNSFLRVFKDLSGGIEIFNLFNNQNSITNTWVRDLVNEQQFAVPNFMTGRILNIKIEMRF